A stretch of Clostridia bacterium DNA encodes these proteins:
- the istB gene encoding IS21-like element helper ATPase IstB, with the protein MNERIEFYQKKLRLSRSLHEIYPEIVAETHEKFLEELLEKMHQDRLEKQRLRNLKAAGFGVQKTLTDYRFDDIQFPERLNRESLLDLNFLEDTQNLILYGSVGTGKTHLAIGLGVNAINQGRKAVFYRVHDLIQLLEEAKGRKLASLYKKIDDAELLILDEWGYLPLHQEGARLLFDIVSRCYEYKSIIITTNIEFSKWKGFLFDEKLTAAIVDRLVHHSHMLLFTGESYRMRNSLMK; encoded by the coding sequence ATGAATGAGCGGATTGAATTCTACCAGAAAAAGCTTAGGCTTTCGCGTTCCTTACATGAGATTTATCCGGAAATTGTTGCAGAAACCCATGAGAAGTTCCTGGAAGAACTACTAGAGAAAATGCACCAGGACCGCTTGGAGAAGCAGCGCCTACGGAACCTTAAGGCTGCAGGCTTCGGAGTACAAAAAACACTGACCGATTACCGATTCGATGACATACAGTTCCCGGAGAGGCTAAATCGCGAGTCTCTCTTGGATTTAAACTTTCTTGAGGACACTCAGAATCTCATCCTATATGGCTCTGTCGGCACCGGCAAGACGCACCTTGCCATTGGGCTTGGTGTGAATGCCATTAACCAAGGTAGGAAAGCAGTTTTCTACCGGGTGCATGACTTAATCCAATTACTGGAAGAGGCCAAAGGTCGAAAGCTAGCCTCGCTCTACAAGAAGATTGACGATGCGGAGCTTCTAATCCTGGACGAATGGGGTTATCTCCCTTTGCACCAAGAAGGCGCCCGGCTCCTTTTCGACATCGTATCCAGATGCTACGAATACAAGAGCATCATAATTACGACCAACATTGAATTTAGCAAATGGAAGGGCTTCCTGTTTGATGAAAAGCTGACAGCAGCCATTGTGGATCGCTTGGTCCACCACTCCCATATGCTTTTATTTACAGGT